In Gigantopelta aegis isolate Gae_Host chromosome 6, Gae_host_genome, whole genome shotgun sequence, the following are encoded in one genomic region:
- the LOC121373864 gene encoding uncharacterized protein LOC121373864, which translates to MSSTAPKMSDFGKHSNAKPRPLGEVKAESACFDFLGSNNPLITRTFESACDIDRHQLIMNRLHENLITTALIADVSSANSNAEQTHRKGGNVQSNSLGPNFSAMHLVSTLVSPRSRTISIPKQRDFLAYDLRINTAPNAASDMDGVEVFDSQGDVTYGHHQTSEWNQKNSPRHTSNWGEYRRQLSTAKKKELTRKLSQLSKCEAVDIMDPVQGSLSQYSSPMIIMSQSQRDEENEILNAAADALLQRSRRTPLVFSASRKRSRTTVRDTGVFSRSTKIQNGQQQTGQLPDGIIGRNIDSGFGLAPDSCMGEDILYTGRAGGSSRLWRRHVSYQDRVQPPKDRPSSKQREVNALSGYSLQARSAKGNRDDLFKLQGKSLPRLPKQNSYTENLRLLQKKKQNEHLPQEFHNFDSLQQRVQSMSHTDTFWTIPEAMSETEDARTVSTGFRAPRKIPTKLPPYNETLHAQTLVYTRNKSPTYSNMHHNNSSSPSRGIKYDINSHCGHPAGENVKDDDLHGTFRLTELRDDEIVDVDSDGDDLTDSDSDEEDRLSSIRFGDELTRQPLDIGKYQGTTSRISEDEAGSQFHLVNGENGNVQEETYKILKALDKDVYFDYEHKKYRKAGTAGSLGSSDNPRVHFLKVKVNKSVT; encoded by the coding sequence ATGTCGTCAACAGCCCCCAAAATGAGTGACTTCGGCAAGCATAGCAACGCGAAACCACGCCCACTTGGTGAGGTAAAAGCGGAATCTGCTTGTTTTGACTTTCTAGGCAGTAATAATCCTTTAATAACTCGGACGTTTGAATCGGCGTGCGATATCGACAGACATCAGCTTATTATGAACAGGCTTCATGAAAATTTAATAACCACAGCACTTATAGCAGACGTGTCGTCTGCTAATTCTAACGCGGAGCAGACACACAGAAAGGGCGGCAATGTACAGAGCAATTCCTTGGGACCGAACTTCTCGGCGATGCATTTAGTGTCAACGTTAGTGTCACCGAGATCCAGGACTATTTCTATACCAAAACAACGAGATTTCCTAGCGTACGACCTGAGAATCAACACCGCACCAAACGCAGCGTCTGACATGGATGGCGTCGAAGTGTTTGATTCACAAGGAGATGTTACATATGGACATCATCAGACTTCTGAATGGAATCAGAAAAATTCACCCAGACACACTTCTAACTGGGGAGAATATCGGCGGCAGCTGTCCACGGCTAAAAAGAAAGAACTGACGAGAAAgctgtcacaattatcaaagtGCGAAGCCGTGGACATCATGGACCCAGTCCAGGGGTCTCTGTCCCAGTATTCGTCTCCAATGATAATCATGTCCCAGAGCCAGCGGGACGAGGAAAATGAGATTCTCAATGCTGCGGCCGATGCCCTTCTCCAGCGTTCCAGACGAACGCCTTTGGTTTTCAGTGCCAGTCGCAAGAGGTCTAGAACCACAGTTCGTGACACGGGGGTTTTCAGTCGTTCCACGAAGATACAAAACGGTCAGCAACAAACCGGGCAACTCCCAGATGGTATTATTGGTAGGAATATTGACAGCGGGTTTGGTTTAGCGCCAGATAGCTGCATGGGTGAGGACATATTGTACACGGGCAGAGCCGGTGGGTCGTCTCGCTTGTGGAGGAGGCATGTGTCGTATCAAGACAGAGTTCAGCCGCCGAAGGATCGCCCGAGTTCGAAACAAAGAGAAGTGAACGCGTTGTCTGGATACTCACTGCAAGCCCGATCAGCAAAAGGCAATAGAGATGATCTGTTCAAACTTCAGGGCAAATCTCTACCTCGTCTACCAAAACAAAACTCGTACACAGAAAATCTCAGATtgttacaaaagaaaaaacaaaatgaacaccTTCCTCAAGAGTTCCATAACTTTGACAGTTTGCAGCAGCGTGTACAGAGTATGTCTCACACGGACACATTCTGGACGATTCCTGAAGCGATGAGCGAAACAGAAGACGCTCGAACTGTTTCTACTGGCTTCAGAGCTCCGCGAAAGATTCCAACAAAACTGCCCCCGTACAATGAAACACTACACGCACAAACGTTGGTGTATACTCGAAACAAGTCGCCTACCTACAGTAACATGCATCATAATAATTCATCATCGCCTAGTAGGGGGATTAAGTACGACATTAATTCACATTGTGGACATCCTGCGGGTGAAAATGTTAAAGATGACGATCTTCATGGAACATTCAGACTTACGGAGCTTCGCGATGATGAAATCGTGGATGTAGATTCCGACGGAGATGACTTGACGGACTCGGACTCAGACGAAGAAGACAGGTTGAGTTCGATTCGTTTTGGTGACGAACTGACGCGGCAACCGCTTGACATTGGAAAGTACCAGGGAACTACCTCGAGAATTTCTGAGGATGAGGCCGGAAGCCAGTTTCATTTAGTGAATGGTGAAAACGGCAATGTTCAGGAAGAAacatataaaattctaaaagcATTAGATAAAGATGTGTATTTTGATTATGAACATAAGAAATATCGCAAAGCTGGCACGGCTGGGTCTTTGGGCAGTTCGGATAATCCTAGAGTACATTTTCTTAAAGTTAAGGTGAATAAATCTGTAACgtag